A single window of Helicobacter pylori NCTC 11637 = CCUG 17874 = ATCC 43504 = JCM 12093 DNA harbors:
- the hofH gene encoding outer membrane beta-barrel protein HofH — MKKASQVLFFGAFLSSSLQGFEAKLNGFVDQSSTIGFNQHKINKERGIYPMQQFATIAGYLGLGFSLLPKKVSDHVLKGKIGGMVGSIFYDGTKKFEDGSVAYDLFGYYDGFMGGYTNILQTDSLETQNMKHNKNVRNYVFSDAYLEYAYKNYFEIKAGRYLSTMPYKSGQTQGFQVSGQYKHARLTWFSSFGRAFAYGSFLMDWFAARTTYSGGFTKNDKGGYDSHGRKVLYGTHAVQLTYKPHRFLIEGFYYLSPQIFNAPGVKIGWDSNPNFSGTGFRSDTAIIGFFPIYYPWMIVKSNGSPVYRYDTPATQNGQNLIIRQRFDINNYNVSIAFYKVFQNANGWIGNMGNPSGVIMGSNSVYAGFTGTALKRDAATILLSCGGTHFAKKFTWKFATQYSNSVVSWEARAMISLGYKFTEYLSGSVDLAYYGVYTNKGFKPGENGPVPKDFPALYSDRSALYTALVASF; from the coding sequence ATGAAAAAGGCAAGTCAGGTTTTATTCTTTGGGGCATTTTTAAGCTCTTCTTTACAAGGTTTTGAAGCTAAGCTCAACGGCTTTGTGGATCAATCCAGCACGATCGGTTTTAACCAGCATAAAATCAATAAAGAAAGAGGCATCTACCCTATGCAGCAATTCGCAACGATTGCGGGCTATTTAGGGCTTGGTTTTAGCCTGTTACCCAAAAAGGTTTCAGACCATGTTCTAAAAGGCAAAATAGGGGGCATGGTGGGATCTATTTTCTATGATGGCACGAAGAAGTTTGAAGACGGCTCTGTGGCTTACGACCTCTTTGGTTATTATGATGGGTTCATGGGGGGCTATACGAATATCTTACAGACCGATAGCCTTGAAACACAAAACATGAAACACAATAAAAATGTCCGCAACTATGTCTTTAGCGACGCGTATTTAGAATACGCTTATAAGAATTATTTTGAAATAAAAGCCGGACGCTATTTATCCACTATGCCTTATAAAAGCGGGCAAACGCAAGGCTTTCAAGTTTCTGGGCAATACAAGCATGCACGCTTGACTTGGTTTAGCTCTTTTGGGAGGGCGTTCGCTTACGGTTCGTTTTTAATGGATTGGTTTGCTGCTAGGACCACTTATAGCGGAGGCTTTACCAAAAACGATAAGGGAGGTTATGATAGCCATGGGCGAAAGGTGCTTTATGGCACGCATGCGGTGCAACTCACCTATAAACCTCATCGTTTTCTCATAGAAGGCTTTTATTACCTTTCGCCTCAAATCTTTAACGCTCCGGGCGTTAAGATTGGTTGGGATTCTAACCCTAATTTTAGCGGCACAGGCTTTCGCTCTGATACAGCTATCATAGGGTTTTTTCCCATTTACTACCCTTGGATGATCGTTAAATCCAATGGGAGTCCGGTCTATAGATACGACACGCCTGCCACTCAAAACGGGCAAAACCTCATTATCCGCCAACGCTTTGACATCAACAATTACAATGTTTCCATCGCTTTTTATAAAGTCTTTCAAAACGCTAATGGTTGGATAGGCAACATGGGGAATCCAAGCGGTGTGATCATGGGGAGTAACAGCGTGTATGCGGGTTTTACAGGCACAGCCCTTAAAAGAGACGCCGCTACCATTCTCTTGTCTTGTGGTGGCACTCATTTTGCCAAAAAATTCACATGGAAATTCGCCACACAATACTCCAATTCAGTAGTCTCTTGGGAAGCGAGAGCGATGATCTCTTTAGGTTATAAATTCACTGAATACTTGAGCGGCAGCGTGGATCTTGCGTATTATGGCGTGTATACTAACAAAGGCTTTAAACCGGGTGAAAACGGGCCTGTGCCTAAAGACTTCCCCGCCCTTTATTCTGACAGGAGCGCGTTATACACGGCTCTAGTAGCATCATTTTGA
- the fic gene encoding protein adenylyltransferase Fic — MHLDRQSLEKAKHLIQSGLIDTIEVGTIKGLQEIHRFLFEGLYEFAGKIRDKNISKGNFRFANCLYLDLILPRIESMPQNNFNQIIEKYVEMNIAHPFLEGNGRATRIWLDLLLKKELKKIVLWDRIDKAAYLSAMERSPVNDLEIKTLLKKHLSSNTNDPLTLIKGITQSYYYEGL, encoded by the coding sequence ATGCATTTAGACAGGCAGAGTTTAGAAAAAGCCAAGCATTTGATCCAAAGCGGTCTGATTGACACCATAGAAGTAGGCACAATCAAGGGCTTGCAAGAAATCCATCGGTTTTTGTTTGAAGGGCTGTATGAATTTGCCGGGAAAATTAGGGATAAAAATATTTCTAAAGGGAATTTCAGGTTCGCTAACTGCTTGTATTTGGATTTGATTTTACCCAGAATTGAGAGCATGCCGCAAAATAATTTCAATCAAATCATAGAAAAATATGTGGAAATGAATATCGCCCACCCTTTTTTGGAAGGTAATGGCAGAGCGACTAGGATATGGCTTGATTTGTTGCTTAAAAAGGAATTGAAAAAAATCGTGCTTTGGGATAGGATTGATAAAGCCGCTTATTTGAGCGCAATGGAAAGGAGTCCTGTGAATGATTTGGAAATCAAAACGCTTTTAAAAAAGCATTTGAGTTCTAATACCAACGATCCCTTAACTCTCATTAAAGGTATCACGCAGTCGTATTATTATGAAGGGCTTTAA
- the proC gene encoding pyrroline-5-carboxylate reductase yields MEILQFIGYGNMAQAILEGAHETLSRRFILEITGRNPEKIAPFLQEKNIQAQIVPYKDAIDIHQKFVFLLFKPYNLKDFNYQGQAKSVLSALAGVNFEALSDAINSLHYLKCMPNIASKFALSSTAVCEKSPMPLISQKALSIIESFGNCVRVGNEEQVDSSVATNGSALAFLSLVASSLKDAGIREGLNAKDSLELVKMSFKGFAKLLEKERPEMIIEQICTPKGATIEGLSVLEKKGVRGAFIKACQKSVKKMRL; encoded by the coding sequence ATGGAAATCTTACAATTCATTGGCTATGGGAATATGGCTCAAGCGATTTTAGAAGGCGCTCATGAAACTTTATCCAGGCGTTTCATTTTAGAGATCACCGGGCGAAACCCTGAAAAAATCGCCCCTTTTTTACAAGAAAAAAACATTCAAGCTCAAATCGTGCCTTACAAAGACGCTATTGATATACACCAAAAATTCGTGTTTTTATTGTTTAAGCCTTATAACCTTAAGGATTTTAATTATCAAGGGCAAGCTAAAAGCGTTTTGAGCGCTTTAGCCGGGGTAAATTTTGAAGCTTTAAGTGATGCGATTAATTCTTTACATTACTTAAAATGCATGCCCAATATCGCGAGCAAGTTCGCCCTCTCTTCTACGGCGGTGTGTGAAAAATCGCCCATGCCCTTAATAAGCCAAAAGGCTTTGAGTATTATTGAGAGTTTTGGGAATTGCGTGCGAGTGGGCAATGAAGAGCAGGTTGATTCTAGCGTGGCGACAAACGGGAGCGCACTCGCGTTTTTGAGCTTGGTAGCGAGCAGTTTGAAAGATGCCGGTATTAGAGAGGGCTTGAACGCTAAAGATTCTTTAGAATTGGTAAAAATGAGTTTTAAAGGCTTTGCCAAGCTGTTAGAAAAAGAACGCCCTGAGATGATTATAGAGCAAATTTGCACCCCTAAAGGCGCAACGATTGAAGGCTTGAGCGTTTTAGAAAAAAAGGGAGTTAGGGGAGCGTTTATCAAAGCTTGCCAAAAGAGCGTGAAAAAAATGCGTCTCTAA
- the pgi gene encoding glucose-6-phosphate isomerase, with protein MLTQLKTYPKLLKHYEEIKEAHMRDWFSKDKERASRYFVQFESLSLDYSKNRLNDTTLKLLFELANDCSLKEKIEAMFKGEKINTTEKRAVLHTALRSLNDTEILLDNMEVLKSVRSVLKRMRAFSDSVRSGKRLGYTNQVITDIVNIGIGGSDLGALMVCTALKRYAHPRLKMHFVSNVDGTQILDVLEKLNPANTLFIVASKTFSTQETLTNALTARKWFVERSGDEKHIAKHFVAVSTNKEAVQQFGIDEHNMFEFWDFVGGRYSLWSAIGLSIMIYLGKKNFNALLKGAYLMDEHFRNAPFESNLPVLMGLIGVWYINFFQSKSHLIAPYDQYLRHFPKFIQQLDMESNGKRISKKGETIPYDTCPVVWGDMGINAQHAFFQLLHQGTHLIPIDFIASLDKKPNAKGHHEILFSNVLAQAQAFMKGKSYEEALGELLSKGLDKDEAKDLAHHRVFFGNRPSNILLLEKISPSNIGALVALYEHKVFVQGVIWDINSFDQWGVELGKELAVPILQELEGHKSNAYFDSSTKHLIELYKNYNQ; from the coding sequence ATGCTGACTCAATTAAAAACTTATCCAAAATTACTCAAACATTATGAAGAAATCAAAGAAGCGCATATGCGCGATTGGTTTTCTAAAGACAAAGAGCGAGCGAGCCGCTATTTCGTGCAATTTGAAAGCTTGAGCTTGGATTATTCCAAAAACCGCTTGAACGATACCACTTTAAAGCTTCTTTTTGAATTAGCGAATGACTGCTCTTTAAAAGAAAAGATTGAAGCGATGTTTAAGGGCGAAAAAATCAACACCACCGAAAAAAGGGCCGTTTTACACACCGCTTTAAGAAGCTTGAATGACACTGAAATTTTACTAGATAACATGGAAGTGTTAAAAAGTGTTCGGAGCGTTTTAAAACGCATGCGAGCCTTTAGCGATAGCGTGAGGAGCGGTAAAAGATTAGGCTATACCAATCAAGTGATCACTGATATTGTCAATATCGGCATTGGGGGGTCAGATTTAGGCGCTTTAATGGTTTGCACCGCTTTAAAACGCTACGCCCACCCGAGATTAAAAATGCATTTTGTGTCTAACGTGGATGGCACACAGATTTTAGACGTTTTAGAAAAACTCAATCCAGCCAACACGCTTTTTATCGTGGCTTCTAAGACTTTTTCCACTCAAGAAACCTTAACCAACGCCCTAACCGCTAGAAAATGGTTTGTAGAAAGAAGCGGCGATGAAAAGCATATCGCTAAGCACTTTGTAGCGGTATCCACCAATAAAGAAGCCGTGCAACAATTTGGTATTGATGAGCATAACATGTTTGAATTTTGGGATTTTGTAGGGGGGCGTTATAGCTTGTGGTCGGCCATTGGCTTATCCATTATGATCTATTTGGGGAAGAAAAATTTTAACGCTCTTTTGAAAGGGGCGTATTTGATGGATGAGCATTTTAGAAACGCCCCTTTTGAAAGCAATTTGCCCGTTTTAATGGGATTAATCGGCGTGTGGTATATCAATTTTTTCCAATCCAAAAGCCATTTGATCGCTCCTTACGATCAGTATTTAAGGCATTTCCCTAAATTCATCCAGCAATTGGATATGGAAAGTAATGGCAAACGCATCAGCAAAAAAGGCGAAACCATCCCTTATGACACATGCCCTGTTGTTTGGGGCGATATGGGCATTAACGCTCAGCACGCCTTTTTCCAGCTCTTGCACCAAGGCACGCATTTAATCCCCATTGATTTTATCGCTTCCTTAGATAAAAAGCCTAACGCTAAAGGCCACCATGAGATTCTATTCAGCAATGTTTTAGCGCAAGCGCAAGCCTTCATGAAAGGCAAAAGTTATGAAGAAGCGCTTGGGGAATTGCTTTCTAAAGGATTAGACAAAGATGAAGCCAAAGATTTAGCCCACCATAGGGTGTTTTTTGGCAACCGCCCCTCTAATATCCTTTTATTAGAAAAGATTTCACCAAGCAATATTGGGGCGTTAGTGGCTCTTTATGAGCATAAAGTCTTTGTGCAAGGGGTTATTTGGGATATTAATAGCTTTGATCAATGGGGCGTGGAGCTTGGGAAAGAGTTAGCCGTGCCGATTTTACAAGAGTTAGAAGGGCATAAAAGCAACGCTTATTTTGACAGCTCCACTAAGCATTTAATAGAATTGTATAAAAATTACAACCAATAG
- the hopL gene encoding Hop family outer membrane protein HopL — MIKKAKKFIPLFLIGSLLAEDNGWYMSVGYQIGGTQQFINNKQLLENQNIINSVTQSAINIAGPTTGLITLSSQSVIDALGYGVSNTVGNQLEGISNILNQIGKRKDFYSSRQISSISQQIIGLKGSSDPLKAHSSQITAKLLSNTQSAFDQGIALSTNIISSINSLNPSNNTKEVKAQLQNTAQSMTELLQQIEHSITKTTSTTYAQSLLSNLTDAVNASSNNTTYVSALVNALNTLGVGVFPTTTSTHVVLNPPGQVVFYPTNSILGSTSSNSNNQQQYNNTLLMNTLQGTLSANNQNNPNGCANQVQCLEQFIQNLAPLAATPTSNNQANQQVQAIAQKLQSVAINTLDNNAINNTTYNLNNLHNALNFQAYESTIEQYNNALKQISWISFTEPKNLLKNTSNNYQIGTVTNAQGQNISAYDCASATGSLSSDASSGISCSATSSTSSTSGFDNSLVATSKVQTINGKEQIGVNSFNLVSQVWSVYNSLKTSEENLQKNANILCANGSQSGTSSCNNSSGGLSISGNAQLQNILSPTSGTTTNTQAKSNAPKKAMVVVNNEEEAKTTNLAQSSGPTTQSSNSTVMGTLNTVLQNVSNFQQSIQSAFQNQESNIQAWANAIYNTNNPNGSQSQNLTTNNNQDLRIQLRANFYQLINTINQQVPTSMQNMIDQSQQAQQTSGATNNPCSNGNGTGNANWCYQQWSDSKAYYSGLQNALGYQTQATTQSGSSGGNSITYNVQQITLTSGGLLNQIITNLKGVNGGNGASGGSGNGTSQINTAYQMLTDASDGKLGTYTNNAYQTCNSGSNKTNCYEPNKQQNTTTATTTTDSNLQKVYNDAQKIANIIASSGNNKGVENGLKQFFEALKNNSSSLSNLCSSGSSGATCSGGLINLLGAIPTNGVSDTNNLINLLTEFIKTAGFIQNNDNSSSNASLTSAFQAITSAISQGFQALQNDISPNAILTLLQEITSNTTTIQAFSQTLRQLLGDKTFFMVQQKLIDAMINARNQVQNAQNQANNYGSQPVLSQYAAAKSTQHGMSNGLGVSLGYKYFFGKARKLGLRHYFFFDYGFSEIGLANQSVKANIFAYGVGTDFLWNLFRRTYNTKALNFGLFAGVQLGGATWLSSLRQQIIDNWGNANDIHSTNFQVALNFGVRTNFAEFKRFAKKFHNQGVISQKSVEFGIKVPLINQAYLRSAGADVSYRRLYTFYINYIMGF; from the coding sequence ATGATAAAAAAAGCTAAAAAATTCATACCACTCTTTTTAATTGGCTCTCTCTTAGCTGAAGACAATGGCTGGTATATGTCTGTAGGCTATCAAATCGGCGGCACGCAACAATTCATCAATAACAAACAACTCTTAGAAAATCAAAACATCATCAACAGCGTAACCCAAAGCGCGATCAATATTGCAGGGCCTACTACCGGTTTAATCACTTTAAGCTCTCAAAGCGTCATTGACGCTTTAGGTTATGGCGTGAGTAACACGGTGGGCAACCAACTAGAGGGCATTTCTAACATCTTGAATCAAATTGGCAAAAGAAAAGACTTTTATTCTAGCCGTCAAATCTCTAGCATTTCCCAGCAAATCATAGGGCTTAAAGGAAGCTCTGATCCCTTAAAAGCCCACTCTTCACAAATCACAGCCAAACTCCTTTCTAACACCCAAAGCGCGTTTGATCAGGGCATCGCGCTAAGCACTAATATCATTAGCTCTATCAATAGCCTTAATCCTAGCAACAACACTAAAGAAGTCAAAGCCCAGCTCCAAAACACTGCACAATCCATGACAGAATTGTTGCAACAAATTGAACACAGCATCACTAAAACCACTAGCACCACTTACGCGCAATCCTTACTCTCCAATCTAACCGATGCGGTGAATGCCTCTAGCAATAATACCACTTACGTGAGCGCTCTTGTTAACGCTTTAAACACTTTAGGGGTAGGGGTTTTCCCCACCACAACCTCAACGCATGTGGTGTTAAACCCACCGGGACAAGTCGTATTCTATCCAACCAATTCCATTTTAGGCTCCACTTCTTCAAACAGCAACAACCAACAACAATACAACAACACCCTTTTAATGAACACCTTACAAGGGACATTAAGCGCTAATAATCAAAATAACCCCAATGGTTGCGCCAATCAAGTCCAGTGTTTAGAGCAATTCATCCAAAATTTAGCCCCTTTAGCCGCAACCCCCACTTCAAACAACCAAGCCAACCAGCAAGTCCAAGCCATCGCTCAAAAGCTTCAAAGCGTGGCTATCAACACTTTAGACAACAATGCGATCAACAACACCACCTATAATTTAAACAACTTGCACAACGCTTTGAATTTCCAAGCCTATGAAAGCACGATAGAACAATACAATAACGCCTTAAAACAAATTTCGTGGATCAGTTTTACTGAGCCTAAAAACTTGCTCAAAAACACTTCTAATAACTACCAAATCGGCACCGTTACCAACGCTCAAGGGCAAAATATCAGCGCCTATGATTGCGCAAGCGCTACCGGAAGCCTTTCTAGCGATGCTTCTAGCGGGATTTCATGCTCAGCCACAAGCTCCACAAGTTCCACAAGCGGTTTTGATAATTCTTTAGTCGCTACCTCCAAAGTCCAAACCATCAACGGCAAAGAGCAGATCGGCGTGAATTCTTTTAACCTTGTCTCTCAAGTGTGGAGCGTTTATAACTCTTTGAAAACTTCAGAAGAAAATTTGCAAAAAAACGCCAATATACTATGCGCTAATGGATCGCAATCTGGGACAAGCTCATGCAATAACTCTTCGGGGGGTTTGAGCATCAGCGGGAACGCCCAATTGCAAAATATTTTAAGCCCTACTAGTGGGACTACCACTAATACTCAAGCTAAAAGCAACGCTCCCAAAAAAGCGATGGTGGTGGTGAATAATGAAGAAGAAGCCAAAACGACCAATTTAGCTCAAAGCAGTGGGCCAACCACACAATCTTCTAACAGCACGGTGATGGGCACTTTAAACACCGTATTGCAAAATGTCAGCAATTTCCAACAAAGCATTCAAAGCGCTTTCCAAAACCAAGAAAGCAATATCCAAGCTTGGGCGAATGCGATTTATAACACTAATAACCCTAATGGGAGTCAATCGCAAAATTTAACTACTAATAATAACCAAGATTTACGCATCCAATTGAGGGCGAATTTTTACCAGCTCATCAATACCATTAACCAGCAAGTGCCTACTTCAATGCAAAACATGATCGATCAAAGCCAACAAGCCCAACAAACAAGCGGGGCAACCAACAATCCATGCAGTAATGGTAATGGAACCGGTAATGCCAACTGGTGCTATCAGCAGTGGTCCGATTCTAAGGCTTATTACAGCGGGTTGCAAAACGCTTTAGGGTATCAAACACAAGCGACAACTCAAAGCGGGAGCAGTGGTGGGAACAGCATCACCTACAATGTCCAACAAATCACGCTCACTAGCGGTGGTTTGCTCAATCAAATCATCACAAATCTTAAGGGCGTTAATGGGGGCAATGGTGCGAGTGGCGGAAGCGGAAATGGAACTAGTCAAATCAACACAGCCTACCAAATGCTCACAGACGCCAGCGATGGGAAATTAGGGACTTATACTAATAACGCCTATCAAACATGCAATAGCGGGAGCAATAAAACGAATTGTTATGAACCCAACAAACAACAAAACACCACTACCGCCACCACCACAACCGACAGCAATTTACAAAAAGTTTATAATGACGCCCAAAAAATAGCCAACATTATCGCCAGCTCTGGGAACAATAAAGGCGTTGAAAACGGCTTAAAACAATTCTTTGAAGCGCTAAAAAATAATAGCAGCAGTCTCAGTAATTTGTGTAGTAGCGGTAGTAGTGGCGCTACTTGCTCCGGTGGGCTTATCAACCTTTTAGGGGCAATCCCTACAAATGGGGTGAGCGATACGAATAATTTAATTAATCTGCTCACTGAATTCATTAAAACCGCCGGGTTTATCCAAAATAATGATAATAGTAGCAGTAATGCTAGTCTTACAAGCGCTTTTCAAGCCATCACGAGCGCTATTTCTCAAGGGTTTCAAGCCTTGCAAAACGATATTAGCCCTAATGCGATTTTAACCTTGCTCCAAGAAATCACTTCTAACACCACCACGATCCAAGCGTTCTCGCAAACCTTACGGCAGCTTTTAGGGGATAAAACCTTCTTTATGGTGCAACAAAAACTCATTGATGCGATGATTAATGCTAGAAATCAGGTTCAAAACGCGCAAAATCAAGCCAATAACTACGGCTCTCAACCCGTTTTAAGCCAGTATGCGGCCGCTAAAAGCACCCAACACGGCATGAGCAATGGCTTAGGGGTTAGTTTGGGCTATAAATACTTCTTTGGTAAGGCTAGGAAATTGGGCCTTAGGCATTATTTTTTCTTTGATTACGGCTTTAGTGAAATAGGCCTAGCCAATCAAAGCGTGAAAGCGAATATCTTTGCTTATGGGGTAGGCACGGATTTTTTATGGAATCTATTCAGGAGGACTTACAACACTAAAGCGTTGAATTTTGGGCTATTTGCTGGGGTCCAACTAGGCGGCGCAACCTGGCTTAGCTCTTTAAGGCAACAAATCATTGACAACTGGGGGAACGCTAATGACATCCATTCAACGAATTTTCAAGTGGCGCTGAATTTTGGGGTGCGCACCAATTTTGCGGAATTTAAGCGTTTTGCTAAGAAATTCCACAATCAAGGGGTTATAAGCCAAAAGAGCGTGGAATTTGGGATCAAAGTGCCTCTCATCAATCAAGCGTATTTGAGAAGTGCTGGGGCTGATGTGAGCTACAGGAGGCTTTATACTTTCTATATCAATTACATCATGGGGTTTTAA
- the ccoS gene encoding cbb3-type cytochrome oxidase assembly protein CcoS: MNTEILTIMLVVSVLMGLVGLIAFLWGVKSGQFDDEKRMLESVLYDSASDLNEAILQEKRQKN, encoded by the coding sequence ATGAATACAGAAATTTTAACCATCATGTTAGTTGTCTCAGTGCTTATGGGATTGGTAGGCTTAATAGCGTTTTTATGGGGGGTTAAAAGCGGTCAGTTTGACGATGAAAAACGCATGCTTGAAAGCGTGTTGTATGACAGCGCGAGCGATTTGAACGAAGCGATTTTACAAGAAAAACGCCAAAAGAATTAA
- a CDS encoding DedA family protein translates to MQEALLRFQEGFKEWGYLILFLYSLGGGYVGIVIASILSATTHALDMKITILVAFLGNMVGSGALVIFARYQKREFLKYFQKHRRKLALASLWVKRYALLMIFVNKYLYGIKSVVPLAVGFSKYPLKRFLWLNVFSSFLWALIVGSVSFQASDWVKTLYERLSHYTSFFVISFALIALLIWFLLKRYSRKMGF, encoded by the coding sequence ATGCAAGAAGCGTTGTTGCGTTTTCAAGAGGGTTTTAAGGAGTGGGGTTATCTTATTTTGTTTTTATATTCTTTAGGGGGCGGGTATGTGGGGATTGTCATCGCTTCTATTTTGAGCGCTACCACGCACGCTTTAGATATGAAAATAACCATTCTTGTCGCTTTTTTAGGGAATATGGTAGGGAGTGGGGCTCTTGTAATCTTTGCCCGCTATCAAAAAAGAGAGTTTTTAAAGTATTTCCAAAAGCATAGAAGAAAGCTTGCTTTAGCGAGTTTGTGGGTGAAACGCTACGCCTTGCTCATGATTTTTGTCAATAAATATTTGTATGGGATTAAAAGCGTTGTGCCTTTGGCGGTTGGTTTTAGCAAATACCCTTTAAAAAGATTTTTATGGCTTAATGTTTTTTCCAGTTTTTTGTGGGCGTTAATCGTGGGGAGCGTTTCTTTTCAAGCGAGCGATTGGGTGAAAACGCTGTATGAAAGGCTTTCTCATTACACTTCGTTTTTTGTGATAAGTTTTGCTCTTATAGCGCTTTTAATATGGTTTTTATTGAAACGATATTCGCGCAAAATGGGTTTTTAA
- a CDS encoding flavodoxin, producing the protein MGKIGIFFGTDSGNAEAIAEKISKAIGNAEVVDVAKASKDQFNSFTKVILVAPTAGAGDLQTDWEDFLGTLEASDFANKTIGLVGLGDQDTYSETFAEGIFHIYEKAKAGKVVGQTPTDGYHFEASKAVEGGKFVGLVIDEDNQDDLTDERISKWVEQVKGSFA; encoded by the coding sequence ATGGGAAAAATTGGTATCTTTTTTGGGACAGACAGCGGGAACGCTGAAGCTATCGCTGAAAAAATCAGCAAGGCTATTGGTAATGCCGAAGTGGTTGATGTGGCTAAGGCTTCTAAAGATCAATTTAATAGCTTTACAAAGGTTATTCTAGTTGCTCCAACAGCCGGTGCGGGCGATTTGCAAACAGATTGGGAAGACTTTTTAGGCACGCTAGAAGCGAGCGACTTTGCGAATAAAACCATTGGGCTTGTAGGCTTAGGCGATCAAGACACTTACAGCGAAACTTTCGCCGAAGGCATTTTCCACATTTATGAAAAAGCTAAAGCCGGCAAAGTGGTAGGGCAAACTCCCACTGATGGTTATCATTTTGAAGCTTCTAAAGCGGTAGAAGGCGGTAAATTCGTGGGTCTTGTGATTGATGAAGACAATCAAGACGATCTCACTGATGAGAGGATTTCAAAATGGGTAGAACAAGTTAAAGGTTCTTTCGCTTGA
- the ybeY gene encoding rRNA maturation RNase YbeY, with protein MLEIDNQTPLESDFSLLEKIAKFLAPTQIIELVLVSDETMREINRDLRGCDYVTDVLSFPLEAIPHTPLGSVVINAPLAQENALKLGHRLEEEIALLFIHGVLHLLGYDHEKDKGEQRQKESELIKAFNLPLSLIERAQD; from the coding sequence ATGCTAGAAATAGACAACCAAACCCCGCTAGAATCAGACTTTTCATTATTAGAAAAAATCGCAAAATTTTTAGCCCCCACTCAAATCATTGAGCTTGTTTTAGTGAGCGATGAAACCATGCGAGAAATCAACAGGGATTTAAGGGGTTGCGATTACGTTACCGATGTTTTGAGCTTCCCTTTAGAAGCGATCCCTCACACCCCTTTAGGGAGCGTGGTGATTAATGCGCCATTAGCTCAAGAAAACGCCCTGAAATTAGGGCATAGATTAGAAGAGGAGATCGCTCTTTTATTCATTCATGGGGTGTTGCACTTGTTAGGCTATGACCATGAAAAAGATAAGGGTGAACAACGCCAAAAAGAGAGCGAACTCATTAAAGCGTTTAACTTGCCTTTGAGTTTGATTGAACGCGCACAGGATTAG
- a CDS encoding NAD(P)-binding domain-containing protein produces the protein MDQEILDVLIVGAGPGGIATAVECEIAGVKKVLLCEKTESHSGMLEKFYKAGKRIDKDYKKQVVELKGHIPFKDSFKEETLENFTNLLKEHRITPSYKTDIESVKKEGELFKVTTTSNTTYQAKFVVVAIGKMGQPNRPTYKIPVALSKQVVFSINDCKENEKTLVIGGGNSAVEYAIALCKTTPTTLNYRKKEFSRINEDNAKNLQEVLNNNTLKSKLGVDIESLEEDNTQIKVNFTDNTSESFDRLLYAIGGSTPLEFFKRCSLELDPSTNIPVVKENLESNNIPNLFIVGDILFKSGASIATALNHGYDVAQEIAKRLRS, from the coding sequence ATGGATCAAGAAATTTTAGATGTATTGATAGTGGGTGCAGGGCCTGGGGGCATTGCCACGGCCGTAGAATGCGAAATAGCCGGCGTCAAAAAAGTGCTTTTATGCGAAAAAACCGAAAGCCATTCAGGCATGTTAGAGAAGTTTTATAAAGCCGGTAAAAGGATTGATAAAGATTATAAAAAGCAAGTCGTAGAGCTTAAAGGGCATATCCCTTTTAAAGACAGCTTTAAAGAAGAGACTTTAGAGAATTTCACTAACCTTTTAAAAGAGCATCGCATCACGCCAAGCTATAAAACCGATATTGAAAGCGTGAAAAAAGAGGGCGAGCTGTTTAAAGTTACCACCACTTCTAATACAACCTATCAGGCTAAATTCGTGGTGGTTGCGATCGGGAAAATGGGCCAGCCAAACCGCCCTACTTATAAAATCCCTGTCGCGCTCTCCAAACAAGTGGTTTTTAGCATCAATGATTGTAAGGAAAATGAAAAAACCCTTGTGATCGGCGGAGGCAACTCAGCGGTGGAATACGCCATTGCTTTGTGCAAAACCACCCCTACCACCCTCAATTACCGCAAAAAAGAATTCAGCCGCATCAATGAAGACAACGCTAAAAACTTGCAAGAAGTCCTAAACAATAACACGCTTAAAAGCAAGCTTGGAGTGGATATTGAAAGCCTAGAAGAAGATAACACTCAAATTAAGGTGAATTTCACCGATAACACGAGCGAGAGTTTTGATCGCTTGCTGTATGCGATCGGCGGCTCTACCCCTTTAGAGTTTTTTAAACGCTGTTCCTTAGAATTAGATCCTAGCACCAATATCCCTGTAGTGAAAGAAAATTTAGAGAGCAACAATATCCCTAATCTATTTATCGTGGGCGATATTTTATTCAAATCAGGAGCGAGCATCGCTACCGCACTAAATCATGGCTATGATGTTGCGCAAGAAATCGCTAAAAGGTTGCGCTCTTAA